One Actinomycetospora corticicola genomic window, CGTTGGTGTCGGTGACGACCTCGGCGTCCAGGATGACCTGGTCCTCGCTGGCCACGACCTGGGTGTTGTAGCCCTGCACGAAGCCCTGGCGGGTCGCCATCACCACCGAGTCCGGGTCGGTGGTGTTCGCCCGGCCCGGCTTGCGGTCGGGATCGGGAGCGGCCGGTGGCTTCGGGGGCCGCCCGCGCGGGTTGCGGCCGTGTTCGGCCCGGTAGGCCTCCCGCGCCGCGACCTTCTGCTCGTAGCGGGCCTGCGCCCCCTGCTGCTGGGCGGCTTCGGCCGCCTCGCGGGCCGCGATCCGCGCCGCGGCCGCCGCGAACCGGGACCGCTGCCCCGACCGGTCCCGCATCCCCGGCGGCGGTTCGTCGCCGCGATCGGAGCCGAACTCGGCATCCTCGGCCGCGTCGGTCGCCTCCGCGCGCCGCAGCTGCTCGGCGACCACCGCCGCGTCACCCCCAGCCCCAGGGGCGGTCTCGGCGTCAGGGGCGGTCTCGGCGTCGAGCGCGGCCTTGATGCCGGCGGCGGTGCGGTTGGCCCCGGAGGAGGCGTTGGCGCGCATCTTGGTGCCGTCGAGGGCGATGGTGCCGACCTTGACCAGCCCCGCTTCCCGACACAGCCGCAGGACCTGGACGAACAGGTCCGCGAAGGTGTCCCGGTGCCGGACCCGGAACCCGGCGATGCTGCTGTGATCCGGTGCGTCCCCGGCGGCGATCACCCGGAACGCCACGTCGTGCTCGCAGCGGGCCTCGATGCGGCGCGACGAGGACTCCCCGACCGCATAGGCGTAGATCAACAGCGCCAGCATCATCGCCGGGTCGTAGGCCCGCCGGCCCCGCCCACCGAGCCGGTAGGACCCGGTCAACGCGCTGAGGTCCAGCGCGTCGACCGCGTCGAGCACCGTCCATGCCAGATGGCCTTCCGGAAGCCAGTCCCGCATGTCCGGGGGCAGCAAGAACCCGGTGTCACGATCGACCGGACGGAACCCACGAGCCACCACAAGATCCAATCAGGACCGGTGGCAGCCGTCTACAAAATCCGACAGCCTCCGGGACACGGGAAAGTACTCACGGGCGGGTACCGCACCCCTATGAAGGCCATCGCCTACACCGAGAAGTCCGGCCCGTTCACCGAGATCGACCTGCCCGACCCGACCCCCGGGCCCCGCGACCTCGTCGTCGAGGTCCGGGCGGTCTCGGTCAACCCCGTCGACACGAAGCTCCACCACGGCGTCGACCCCGGCGGCGAGGCCAAGGTCCTCGGCTTCGACGCCGCCGGCGTGGTCACCGCGGTCGGCGACGAGGTCACGCTCTTCGCCGTCGGCGACGAGGTGATGCACGCCGGGTCGATCCTGCGTCCGGGGACGAACGCGCAGTACCACGTCGTCGACGAGCGCATCGTCGGCCGCAAGCCCTCCACCCTGGACTGGGCCGAGGCGGCCGCCCTCCCGCTGACCGCGATCACGGCCTGGGAGTCGCTCTTCGACCGCTTCCGTCTTCCCGACGGCCGGTCGCGCACGTTGCTCGTCATGGGTGCGGCCGGCGGGGTCGGCTCGATGGTGCTCCAGTACGCCCGGGCGCTGACCGATCTCACGGTGATCGGCACGGCCTCGCGGGAGGCCTCCCGCGACTGGGCCACCGCGATGGGCGCCCACCACACCGCCGACCACCACGACCTGCTCGACTCCGTGCGCGAGGTCGCCCCCGACGGCGTCGACCTCGTGTTCTCGCCCTTCACCGAGGGGATGATCGAGACCTACGCGGAGCTGCTGAACCCCGGTGGCGGCATCGTCGCGATCGACGAGCCGGAGGGGCTCGAGACGCTGCCGCTCAAGGACAAGAGCCTGGCCCTGCACTGGGAGCTCATGTTCACGCGGTCGATGTTCGAGTCGGCCGACATGGTCGCCCAGCACGAGCTGCTGGACCGCACCGCGGAGCTGGTCGAGGCCGGCACCGTGCGCACCACGCTGTCGGAGCGCCTGGACGGGCTCACCGCCGAGAACCTGCAGCGGGCCCACGAGCTGGTGGAGGGCGGGCGGATGACCGGGAAGGTCGCGATCACCGTCTGAGCCGGGCGAGGGCGTGCGCCGTCTCCCGGGTCGAGCACGCCCTCCGAGCTCTGCGTCCCGAGGTCGATGCCGCGATGCGTGGGCGGCTCAGTCGAGGTCGATCCGCACGCCGTCCAGCTCCAGGGCGTCGACCTCGACGTAGCGGCCCTCGTGCAGCGCGACCACGGCGGTCGCGCCCTCGGGGTCGACGAGGACGTAGTGCTCGATCCCCGCCGACGCGTACTCGTCGGCCTTCATGATGCGGTCGGTCCGCCGGGTGCCGGGGGAGAGGACCTCGACCGCGAGTCGGACCTCCGACGCCTCACACCGTGCCCGCCGGCCCACGAGCCCGGACGGGACCGCCACCACGTCGGGCACGCGCACCGTCGGGAAGGGGTCGCCCTCGACGACGATCTCGACCTCGATCAGCGCCGTCCACCGGGGCGGCAACCGCGTGCACAGCGCCCGGTAGACGCGGCCGAGCACGTCCTGGTGGCGGAACTGCGGCCGGGGCGACACACGCAGCACCCCCTCCACGAGCTCGACGTGATGGAGCTCGTCGTCGGGAAGGGACTCCCAGTCCGCGAGCTCGAGCAGCCGCGAGGGAGCGGAGTAGCTGATGCTCATGGCACCTCCCGGGTCGCTGCCCATGCTCGCACCTCCCCGACGGCGGGTGGGGTCGTTTCAGTCCGCCCGGTACGACTGGATCGCGTCGTGCACGTACTGCGCGAGGCCCGGCTCCAGGTCGTCGTAGGTCCGCGCGAAGCGCTCGTCGGTGACGTACAGGCAGGCGAGGTTGCGGTGCATCTCCGGCGAGAGGTCGTAGAACCGCTCGTGGATCTGCCGGCCGTGCGCCTCGGCCGCCGCGCGGGCCGCCTCCGAGTCGGGCGCCGCCCCGGACCGCTTCGCGGCGACGAACGCGGCGTTGACCTCGTCGGTCTCGGCCTTGATCGCGGCCCAGTCGTCCTTCGTGTACCGCGCGGTCCGCGCCTGGGACTGCCGCCACTGCTCGGTGTCGCCCCAGCGCTCCCGCGCCTCGGCCTGGTACTCGTCGGAGAACCCGTCCCCGAAGAGCTCCCTGCGCTCGTCCCGCGTCAGCTGGATTCCGTCCATCTCCGCCTCCAGGGCTCGGTCGATGGCCACGACGAGGTCGGTGAGCTCGTCGAGCCGGGTGGTGACCGCGTCCCGCTGCCGGCGCAGGTGCGCCGCCACGTCGGCGCCCGGGTCGTCGAGGAGGACGGCGATGTCCTCCAGCGCGAAGCCGAGCCGTCGGTAGACCACGACGTGCTGCAGGCGGGTGATGTCGGAGTCGGTGTAGAGGCGGTAACCCGACGCGCTGCGACGGCTCGGCCGGAGCAGCCCGACCTCGTCGTAGTGGTGCAGCGTCCGGACCGTCAGCCCGAACCGCTCGGCGAGCTGACCCACCGTGAGCGCCGTCCCCGTCATCCCGGTCATGATGGAGAGGTTCCGGGCTGACGTCGCGTGAGGGTCAAGTGCACATCCGAGACTCCGTCCCCGCCGACCTCGAGGCGCTCGTCGGGATCTGGCGGCGGGCGGTCGACGCGACCCACGACTTCCTGACGACGGAGGCGGTCGACGGCTTCGAGGCGCGGGTGCGCGGGGAGCTCCCGCGGGCGGCGGTCCGGGTCGCGGTCGGTCCCGACGACGGGCCGCTCGGGTTCCTCGCCGCGCGCGGCGGTGAGATCGACATGCTGTTCGTCGACCCGGCCGCCCACGGGCGCGGCGTGGGCACGGCGCTGCTCGACGACGTCCGGGCCCCGATCCTCACCCTCGACGTCAACGAGCAGAACGAGGCGGGACGCGCCTGGTACGGGCGACGCGGCTTCGTCGCGACCGGGCGCTCGGAGACCGACGGCGACGGCCTGCCGTACCCCCTGATCCACCTCCGTCGGGTGACCCCTCCGCGATCCACGCGTGACGGTTCCGCCCACAATGGGCGATGAGGGGGAGAGGCGTTCGTGAGGGGACGACGTGAGTGGTGACGACGGAATCCAGGTGACCGACGTGATGCCTCCACGGGCCTTCGACGAGGCCTGTCGGATGGTCGTCGACTACCTCGGGGAGGCGGTCCCGCTCGGGGCCTGGGCCGTGACGCGGGTGGCCGCGGGGTGGCAGACCGTCCTGGTGGCGCACGACCGCGAGTACGGACTCGAACCCGGCGTCGGGAACCGGTGGACCGAGACGATGTGCCGCACGATGATCACCGGGGAGACCCCGCGGATCGTGCCCGACGTCGGGACGCGACCGGAGCTGGCGGGCCCCCGGGAGACCGCGGCCGCCCTCGACTTCCGGGTGGGGGCCTACGTCGGGACGCCCATCGTGCATCCCGACGGCGCCCTGTTCGGCACCCTCATCGGGCTCAACCGGGAACCGATGGAGCCCGGCTTCCTCGAGCACGAGGGCCTGCTCGACCTGCTGTCCAGCCTGCTCTCCAGCGTGCTGGAGGCCGACACGAACGCCGTGGACTCGGCCCGCGAGCTCGAGCGGGCCGTGTCCGACGCCGAGACCGACCAGCTGACGGGGCTGCTGAACCGTCGCGGCTGGGACCGGTGGCTGGAGCGTGAGGAGGAGCGGTTCCGTCGGTTCGGCGACCCGGCCTGCGTCGTCATGATGGACCTCGACGGGCTGAAGACCGTGAACGACACCGAGGGGCACGACGCCGGCGACCGCTACCTGCGGCGGACCGCCGAGACGCTGCGGCGCGCCACCCGGCACGGGGACCCGCTCGCCCGGCTCGGCGGTGACGAGTTCGCGATGGTGGCGACCGTGGGGCCCGACGACGCCGGCCCGCTGGTCGCCCGTCTGCAGTCGGTCCTCGACGCGGCCTGCACCCCGTGCTCGGTGGAGGTGGCGCCGGTCGGGGTCGCCGCGGGGTTCGCCGAGGCGGTCTCGGAGGCCGACGCGGCGATGTACTCCGACAAACGTGCCCGGAAGGGATCCTTCGCCCGTTCGTGAGCCGCACCGGCGCCCGACGGGGTGGTCGTGGCGCCGAGCAGGAGTAGAGCCCCCGCCCGCGGTGGTACCGGTACGCGCATCCGGTTCGCGACGACGAGGGGGCCACGAGTGCCGACGCGGCTCGAGGAGGTGGCGGCGGAGCTGACGCCGCCGAGGGCGTTCGACGCCGCCTGTCGGATGGTCGTGGACTACCTGGCGGAGACCGTGCCGATGGGTGTCTGGGCGGTGTCGCGGGTGGTGGGCCGGCGCCAGACGATGCTCGTCACCGCGGACCGCGCGTACGGGATCCGCCCCGGCGTCGAGGTGGCCTGGTCGACCTCGCTGTGCCGCACCATGTCGCTCGGGTCCACCCCGCGGGTCGTGGCGGACACCGCGCTCGTGCCCGACCTGGCCGAGGCCGTCGACGCGCAGGCGAGGGACGCGGTCCGGGTCGGCGCCTACGTCGGGACGCCGATCCTCCAGGCCGACGGCTCGCTGTTCGGCACCGTCGTCGGGCTCAACCCCGATCCGCTGCCGCAGACCTTCCTGCAGCACGAGACGCTGCTGGACCTGTTGTCGAGCCTGTTGTCGAGCGTGCTCGAGGCGGACAGCGCCGCCGTCGAGTCGGCGCGGGCGCTCGAGCGGGCGGTGTCCGACGCCGAGACCGACCCGCTGACGGGCCTGCTGAACCGCCGGGGCTGGCAGCGGTGGATGGAGCGCGAGGAGGACCGGTTCCGCCGCTTCGGCGACCCGGCGGCCGTCGTCATGTTCGACCTCGACGGGCTCAAGACCGTGAACGACGTCGAGGGGCACGACGCGGGGGACCGCTTCCTGCGCCGGACCGCGGAGGCCCTGGTCGAGGCGGTCCGGGCCGGCGACCCGCTCGCGCGGCTCGGCGGCGACGAGTTCGGGCTGATCGCCTCCGTCGGCGCGGACGACGCCGGGCGGCTGGGCGACCGCCTCCAGGCCGCGCTGGCCGATGCCGACGTCCCGTGCTCGGTGGGCGTGGCCCCGTTCCGGGTGGACGGCGGCTTCACGCAGGCCCTCGCCGAGGCCGACGCCGCGATGTACGCGAACAAGCGGGCCCGCAAGGCCGCACGCCCCGTCCACGCGGGCGTCGCGGGCGTGCGGGAACCGGTCGTCGAGGTCACCCCCTGACACGGCAGACCCCTTCCTCGTGACAGCGAAGCGTCGTTGCCGGCGTCCAGTGGCAGGAACGCCACACCGTCGGCCGCCCGGCAGGACGAATCGGGCACCCTGGTCCGTGGACGCGGCCGCCTGAGCGGGCACACCGGCGACATGTTCTCCACCCACGCCGCGGGCGGCGTCGTCGTCGATCCGCGGGGACACGTCGTCGTCGTGTCGCAGCGGTCGCGGACCTGGTCGTTGCCGAAGGGTCACGTCGAGGACGGCGAGAGCGTGCTCGGGGCCGCCCGGCGTGAGATCCACGAGGAGTGCGGGCTCGCCGACCTCGACCTCGTGCAGGAGCTCGGCTCGTTCAGCCGCATGGCGGTGCGCCGCGGGCTGCCCGAGTACAAGACGATCACGCTCTTCCTGTTCCGCAGCCCGACGGCGCCGCTCGCGCCGCTCGACCCGGCCAACCCGGAGGCCCGGTGGGTCCCCGCGGCCGAGGTGCCGGACCTGCTCTCGCACCCGGCCGACGGCCGGTTCTTCCGCGAGCAGGCCCTGCCGCTCATCGGAGGAGCTGCTCGGTGAGGAACGCCGCGAGGGTCTCCCGGTGGCGCCGGTCGGCCTCGTCGTCGTGGGTCGGGTTGTCCGGCACCGCGAACCCGTGGGCGGCCGGGTAGGTCTCGAGGGTCAGCGCGACCCCCGCCGCGTCGCACGCCTCGCGGAGCCGGGCGTGTGCCGCGGTGTCGAAGCTCGCGTCGTCGGTGGCGGCCGCGACGTACACGGCGGCGCGGATCGAGCCGGCCAGCAGGTGCGGGCTGGACGGGTCGTCGGGGGCCGCGAGCCCGCCGCCGTGGAAGGTCGCCACCGCCGCGACGTGGTCCGGCTCGGCCGCCGCGGCACGGAAGGCCATGGAACCGCCGAAGCAGTACCCGGCCGCGCCGAGCCCACCGGACGCCACCTCGGCCCGCGCCCGCAGCGCCGCGACGAGCGACTTCGCGTCGGTGACCACCTGGTTCGGGGTCAGGCTCCCGGCCAGGGACGTGAGCCGCGCGAACTCCTCGGGGTCGCCGAACAGCGTCGAGGTGTCGAACGGCGCGTAGGGCGTCCGGTGGTAGATGTCGGGCACCAGCACCGCGAAGCCGCGCGCGGCCAGCGCGTCGGCCATCCCGGCCAGCGTCTCCCGCACCCCGCCCGCGTCGGGGTAGGACACGACGCCCGGCCAGGGCCCCTCGCCGTCGGGGGTGTGCAGGGTGGCGCGGCAGGTGCCGTCGGGGGTCTCGACGGCGAGCTCGGTCCGGGTCATGCGGTGATCGTGGACCGTCCGGGACGGCGGGTGGGTCGGCTTTCACCGACGGCGAACGGCCTACCCGTCGTCGTCCCCGTCGTCGTCGTCCGCCGGCGGCTGTGCCGGTGGTGCGGGGGCCTGGACGGCGGGCTGCTGAGGTGCGACGCCGGGCGCGGGCGCGACCTGGCTGGTGGGCGGAGGAGCGGCGGGCGCATCGTCATCGTCGTCGCGCTCCGCTGCGTGGCCGAACCCGGTCAGCACCGCCACGAGACAGAAGATCGCCCCGAGGACCCCGAGCACGTTCGTGATCCGATCCTTCGTCATCCGCGCGACGGTGTCCGCGATCACCGGGCCGCGTCAAGATCTACAGCCAACCCGGCAGAATCAGCACGCCGGTCCCATCGGCACCTCCCTGTGCGGGAGGATGGGAACAGAGGAACGTCGCGCGTCGAACCGGGCGGTGCATGATCGAGGACGTGTCGGACCGGGAGGAACGCTTCGCGGGCTACCGGCGCGCGCGGCTGCGGATCCACGATCTCGACGGCGGGGTGGTCGAGGTGCATCCCGCCGACCCGGGCATCACGTCCGGTCGGTTCCCGTTCGCCGCGCCGGTCCACGTCCTGACGGCCTTCGACCCCGGCCCGGCGCGCCTCGCGCCCGAGGAGAACGACCGACGTCAGCAGGCGCTGCTCGGGGACCTCCCGGGGCACCTGTGCCGCTGGGACGCCGAGGCCGGCGCCTC contains:
- a CDS encoding DUF3293 domain-containing protein, which produces MSDREERFAGYRRARLRIHDLDGGVVEVHPADPGITSGRFPFAAPVHVLTAFDPGPARLAPEENDRRQQALLGDLPGHLCRWDAEAGASDGSHTEHSVVVEGLTDDEAVSLGRRHGQDAIFRWDPAAWSILPCDGGPPSHAGWTLSG
- a CDS encoding zinc-binding alcohol dehydrogenase family protein, with protein sequence MKAIAYTEKSGPFTEIDLPDPTPGPRDLVVEVRAVSVNPVDTKLHHGVDPGGEAKVLGFDAAGVVTAVGDEVTLFAVGDEVMHAGSILRPGTNAQYHVVDERIVGRKPSTLDWAEAAALPLTAITAWESLFDRFRLPDGRSRTLLVMGAAGGVGSMVLQYARALTDLTVIGTASREASRDWATAMGAHHTADHHDLLDSVREVAPDGVDLVFSPFTEGMIETYAELLNPGGGIVAIDEPEGLETLPLKDKSLALHWELMFTRSMFESADMVAQHELLDRTAELVEAGTVRTTLSERLDGLTAENLQRAHELVEGGRMTGKVAITV
- a CDS encoding Uma2 family endonuclease, translating into MSISYSAPSRLLELADWESLPDDELHHVELVEGVLRVSPRPQFRHQDVLGRVYRALCTRLPPRWTALIEVEIVVEGDPFPTVRVPDVVAVPSGLVGRRARCEASEVRLAVEVLSPGTRRTDRIMKADEYASAGIEHYVLVDPEGATAVVALHEGRYVEVDALELDGVRIDLD
- a CDS encoding dienelactone hydrolase family protein; its protein translation is MTRTELAVETPDGTCRATLHTPDGEGPWPGVVSYPDAGGVRETLAGMADALAARGFAVLVPDIYHRTPYAPFDTSTLFGDPEEFARLTSLAGSLTPNQVVTDAKSLVAALRARAEVASGGLGAAGYCFGGSMAFRAAAAEPDHVAAVATFHGGGLAAPDDPSSPHLLAGSIRAAVYVAAATDDASFDTAAHARLREACDAAGVALTLETYPAAHGFAVPDNPTHDDEADRRHRETLAAFLTEQLLR
- a CDS encoding GGDEF domain-containing protein; amino-acid sequence: MPPRAFDEACRMVVDYLGEAVPLGAWAVTRVAAGWQTVLVAHDREYGLEPGVGNRWTETMCRTMITGETPRIVPDVGTRPELAGPRETAAALDFRVGAYVGTPIVHPDGALFGTLIGLNREPMEPGFLEHEGLLDLLSSLLSSVLEADTNAVDSARELERAVSDAETDQLTGLLNRRGWDRWLEREEERFRRFGDPACVVMMDLDGLKTVNDTEGHDAGDRYLRRTAETLRRATRHGDPLARLGGDEFAMVATVGPDDAGPLVARLQSVLDAACTPCSVEVAPVGVAAGFAEAVSEADAAMYSDKRARKGSFARS
- a CDS encoding transposase gives rise to the protein MLDAVDALDLSALTGSYRLGGRGRRAYDPAMMLALLIYAYAVGESSSRRIEARCEHDVAFRVIAAGDAPDHSSIAGFRVRHRDTFADLFVQVLRLCREAGLVKVGTIALDGTKMRANASSGANRTAAGIKAALDAETAPDAETAPGAGGDAAVVAEQLRRAEATDAAEDAEFGSDRGDEPPPGMRDRSGQRSRFAAAAARIAAREAAEAAQQQGAQARYEQKVAAREAYRAEHGRNPRGRPPKPPAAPDPDRKPGRANTTDPDSVVMATRQGFVQGYNTQVVASEDQVILDAEVVTDTNDTQQLAPMTRAALIMLRLLGLEVPHTVLADAGYWNTTAITEMDTAHDRGLGPEPVVPPDRAALRPEPGGHDPQRQSTRARRMRERLREPDRRAHYQRRSGIIEPVFGQIKQRTGDRFRLRGLAAVNAEFKLIAMTHNLLKLHVASP
- a CDS encoding acetyltransferase, translated to MHIRDSVPADLEALVGIWRRAVDATHDFLTTEAVDGFEARVRGELPRAAVRVAVGPDDGPLGFLAARGGEIDMLFVDPAAHGRGVGTALLDDVRAPILTLDVNEQNEAGRAWYGRRGFVATGRSETDGDGLPYPLIHLRRVTPPRSTRDGSAHNGR
- a CDS encoding MerR family transcriptional regulator; translated protein: MTGMTGTALTVGQLAERFGLTVRTLHHYDEVGLLRPSRRSASGYRLYTDSDITRLQHVVVYRRLGFALEDIAVLLDDPGADVAAHLRRQRDAVTTRLDELTDLVVAIDRALEAEMDGIQLTRDERRELFGDGFSDEYQAEARERWGDTEQWRQSQARTARYTKDDWAAIKAETDEVNAAFVAAKRSGAAPDSEAARAAAEAHGRQIHERFYDLSPEMHRNLACLYVTDERFARTYDDLEPGLAQYVHDAIQSYRAD
- a CDS encoding diguanylate cyclase, producing the protein MPTRLEEVAAELTPPRAFDAACRMVVDYLAETVPMGVWAVSRVVGRRQTMLVTADRAYGIRPGVEVAWSTSLCRTMSLGSTPRVVADTALVPDLAEAVDAQARDAVRVGAYVGTPILQADGSLFGTVVGLNPDPLPQTFLQHETLLDLLSSLLSSVLEADSAAVESARALERAVSDAETDPLTGLLNRRGWQRWMEREEDRFRRFGDPAAVVMFDLDGLKTVNDVEGHDAGDRFLRRTAEALVEAVRAGDPLARLGGDEFGLIASVGADDAGRLGDRLQAALADADVPCSVGVAPFRVDGGFTQALAEADAAMYANKRARKAARPVHAGVAGVREPVVEVTP
- a CDS encoding NUDIX domain-containing protein, which gives rise to MFSTHAAGGVVVDPRGHVVVVSQRSRTWSLPKGHVEDGESVLGAARREIHEECGLADLDLVQELGSFSRMAVRRGLPEYKTITLFLFRSPTAPLAPLDPANPEARWVPAAEVPDLLSHPADGRFFREQALPLIGGAAR